The Solibacillus sp. FSL W7-1436 genome window below encodes:
- a CDS encoding site-2 protease family protein: MKISIHPLFLLLLLSIVLYGDIALYSIIIVSLLFHELGHFIAAKLVGAKITQCKIVPYGGEMTIKDELQLSYKQLIIIAVGGPVATGLGIFISLFLPDMLSTRLIEVQLFILAINLVPIWPLDGGRILCYSILKRQPFSKIFEFYLTASFYLLTVTIIVLLYLLPQSLSLVIISLFLWSKVIGDWKYRKYRSAFEKIVMKRLT; this comes from the coding sequence ATGAAAATTTCGATTCATCCATTGTTTTTGTTACTGCTCTTATCAATTGTTTTGTATGGAGATATTGCCTTATACAGTATTATTATCGTTTCGCTATTGTTTCATGAATTAGGTCATTTTATCGCGGCTAAACTTGTCGGAGCCAAAATAACGCAATGTAAAATTGTTCCTTACGGCGGGGAGATGACGATTAAGGACGAACTGCAATTATCCTATAAGCAGCTGATCATTATCGCTGTTGGAGGACCTGTTGCAACAGGTCTCGGAATTTTTATCAGTTTGTTTCTGCCTGATATGCTGAGTACTAGATTAATAGAAGTGCAGCTGTTTATTCTTGCTATCAATCTTGTACCGATATGGCCGCTTGATGGCGGCAGAATACTATGTTACAGCATTTTGAAACGGCAGCCGTTTTCTAAAATTTTCGAATTTTATTTAACGGCTTCTTTTTATTTACTTACGGTAACAATTATCGTACTATTATATTTATTGCCGCAATCATTATCTTTAGTGATTATTAGCCTCTTTTTATGGAGCAAAGTAATTGGAGATTGGAAATATCGGAAGTACCGTTCTGCTTTTGAGAAAATAGTAATGAAGCGGTTGACTTGA
- the minD gene encoding septum site-determining protein MinD: MGEAIVITSGKGGVGKTTTTANLGTALALQGKKVCLVDTDIGLRNLDVILGLENRIIYDLVDVIEGRCKMHQALVKDKRVDERLYLMPAAQNTDKNAINPEQMKVLIDELKREFDYILIDCPAGIEQGYRNAVAGADRAIVVTTPEISAVRDADRIIGLLEQEPIEPPKLIINRIRKSLMNNGDAMDITEVTTHLSIDLLGIIVDSEDVISSSNKGEPIVMNPNNKASLGYRNIARRILGDSVPLMSLEDDQPKGVFAKLKALFK, from the coding sequence GTGGGAGAAGCAATCGTTATAACTTCAGGAAAAGGTGGAGTAGGGAAAACTACTACGACTGCAAACCTAGGAACGGCATTGGCACTTCAAGGAAAGAAAGTTTGTCTAGTCGATACGGATATCGGACTGCGTAATTTAGACGTTATATTAGGCTTGGAAAATCGGATTATCTATGATTTAGTGGATGTAATAGAAGGCCGCTGTAAAATGCACCAGGCATTGGTAAAGGACAAGCGTGTAGATGAGCGTCTATACTTGATGCCTGCTGCCCAAAATACAGACAAAAACGCCATCAACCCTGAACAGATGAAAGTTTTGATAGATGAGTTGAAACGTGAATTTGACTATATTTTAATTGATTGTCCGGCCGGTATTGAACAAGGCTATCGCAATGCGGTCGCTGGTGCGGATCGTGCCATTGTTGTGACAACACCTGAAATTTCAGCAGTAAGAGATGCGGATCGAATTATCGGACTATTGGAGCAGGAGCCGATCGAACCGCCGAAGCTTATTATTAACCGAATCCGTAAAAGTTTGATGAACAACGGAGATGCGATGGATATTACAGAAGTAACTACTCATTTATCGATTGATTTATTGGGAATCATCGTCGATAGTGAAGATGTTATCAGTTCATCCAATAAAGGTGAACCAATCGTAATGAATCCGAACAACAAAGCATCATTGGGATACCGTAATATCGCACGCCGTATATTAGGTGATTCTGTGCCGTTAATGTCCTTGGAAGATGATCAGCCAAAAGGCGTTTTCGCAAAATTGAAAGCATTATTTAAATAA
- a CDS encoding Spo0B domain-containing protein, protein MTVSKLTVSEALRFANHDYLNQLHLIQMNLDLGRVDEAKKVIFDQSEHCKILSNINRLQLTKTVEWLHTLCWRYPALQLNMTSDVSTPIQSKYDEAIVQYLENTIIHVYDKLDPYEEHQLLLNIESNEDKWNILFHLKGKWEQSPFSIEQNIFNVETYEQTNTSWKYVIHI, encoded by the coding sequence ATGACCGTTTCAAAATTAACTGTAAGTGAAGCATTACGCTTTGCAAATCATGATTATTTGAATCAGCTTCATTTAATCCAGATGAACTTAGATTTAGGACGAGTGGACGAGGCAAAAAAGGTGATTTTTGACCAGTCTGAACATTGTAAAATACTTTCGAATATCAATCGGCTTCAGTTAACGAAAACAGTTGAATGGCTTCATACCCTATGTTGGCGTTATCCGGCTTTACAGCTAAACATGACAAGTGATGTAAGTACACCAATTCAAAGCAAGTACGATGAAGCGATTGTTCAATACTTGGAAAACACAATTATTCATGTTTACGACAAGCTTGATCCATATGAAGAGCATCAATTACTGTTAAACATCGAATCAAATGAAGATAAATGGAATATTTTATTTCATTTAAAGGGAAAATGGGAACAGTCGCCATTTTCAATAGAACAGAATATTTTTAATGTGGAAACATATGAACAGACGAATACAAGTTGGAAATATGTAATTCACATATGA
- the mreD gene encoding rod shape-determining protein MreD yields the protein MLARFLIGFVAVLLFLLESEFAVFSPLQLGEGIYYLIPRFLILYLIFLAIYYSRKKAMIYGLIFGLCFDVFFINIIGLYTVLYPVICYIAAWCVKRVHPHLVFSTILALLLMIVFEFVVYEFFYMLQFTTMALQPFLVNRLVPTTIGNLLFLIMLAWAFKYCLSARVFQRAQ from the coding sequence ATGCTCGCTCGATTTTTAATTGGCTTCGTTGCTGTCTTGCTGTTTTTGCTGGAATCTGAATTCGCCGTATTCTCCCCATTGCAATTGGGCGAAGGGATCTATTATTTGATTCCGCGTTTTTTAATTTTATATTTAATCTTTCTAGCCATTTATTACAGCCGAAAAAAAGCCATGATTTATGGTCTTATTTTTGGACTTTGTTTTGATGTGTTCTTTATTAATATTATTGGTCTTTATACCGTTTTATATCCCGTTATCTGCTATATTGCAGCATGGTGTGTAAAACGTGTTCATCCACATTTAGTATTTTCTACAATTTTGGCATTATTGCTAATGATTGTTTTCGAATTTGTTGTATATGAATTTTTCTATATGCTCCAATTTACAACGATGGCACTTCAGCCGTTTCTAGTGAATCGATTAGTTCCGACAACAATTGGTAATCTATTATTTTTGATAATGCTTGCATGGGCGTTTAAATATTGTCTTAGCGCTCGTGTATTTCAACGGGCACAATAG
- a CDS encoding ribosomal-processing cysteine protease Prp, producing the protein MITVTIYSDENRKSYGFEISGHALSDIYGRDLVCAGASAVAFGAVNAIPQITGITPEIEQGTEGGYLKVTVPQAELNDETDAKLQVILNTMVTQFYTMTASYSEYIELKYKMI; encoded by the coding sequence ATGATTACAGTAACTATTTATAGTGATGAAAATCGCAAATCGTATGGATTTGAAATTTCAGGACATGCTTTATCGGATATCTATGGTCGTGATTTAGTTTGTGCAGGTGCTTCTGCTGTTGCCTTTGGTGCAGTAAACGCAATCCCGCAAATTACAGGAATTACTCCTGAAATCGAACAAGGTACTGAAGGTGGTTACTTAAAAGTAACTGTTCCACAAGCTGAACTGAATGATGAAACAGACGCTAAATTACAAGTTATTCTGAACACAATGGTGACACAGTTCTACACAATGACTGCGAGCTATTCAGAATATATCGAATTGAAATATAAAATGATCTAG
- a CDS encoding septum site-determining protein MinC — translation MKKQLIHIKGTKDGLVLRLDDQCSFTELVEELGKKVTDGHLDGKIDVQLHLGKRYCTQEQKDQLTGIVEQQQKLCVKKIQSDVITLEESQKLLETSRFETFVGIVRSGQTIRVTGDILVLGDVNPNGRIEAGGNVHIAGKLKGIVHAGMDGNEQAIVSASHFEPTHILIGNYVEVMTNESQYILENTDQIFAYLGENNVIAYDRIQEIRNVRPNLSTFKGGS, via the coding sequence ATGAAAAAACAACTTATCCATATTAAAGGAACAAAAGATGGGTTAGTACTTCGTTTGGATGACCAATGTTCTTTTACCGAATTAGTAGAAGAACTTGGAAAAAAAGTTACAGACGGCCATCTTGATGGTAAAATAGATGTACAACTGCACTTAGGAAAACGTTACTGTACACAAGAGCAAAAAGACCAGCTTACTGGAATTGTGGAACAACAGCAAAAACTATGTGTGAAAAAAATCCAAAGCGATGTCATTACATTAGAAGAAAGCCAAAAACTGCTTGAGACAAGTCGCTTTGAAACATTTGTAGGCATTGTGCGTTCCGGACAAACGATTCGTGTAACGGGTGATATACTTGTGTTAGGGGATGTCAATCCAAACGGACGTATTGAGGCAGGGGGTAATGTACATATTGCGGGTAAGCTAAAGGGCATTGTGCATGCAGGCATGGATGGCAATGAACAGGCAATTGTATCCGCGTCACATTTTGAACCGACACATATTTTAATTGGGAATTATGTGGAAGTAATGACGAACGAGTCGCAATATATATTGGAAAATACCGATCAAATTTTTGCCTATCTTGGAGAAAATAATGTAATAGCATATGATAGAATCCAGGAAATAAGAAATGTACGACCGAATTTATCAACATTTAAAGGAGGAAGCTAA
- a CDS encoding Maf family protein, whose product MNFTTTEQLILASASPRRKELLQMLNVPFEIVTSDVVETSVTGDTVQEYVTEVALLKARDVARKCPNYCIIGADTIVVFNDQILHKPVSEEEAIEHLTKLAGNRHEVMTAVALILADGTEHTFVEVTSVVFKDISTQMIRAYVQTGDPFDKAGGYGIQTSGAMLVDRIEGDYNNVVGLPIAALVQKMLTLQLLKLPF is encoded by the coding sequence ATGAATTTTACTACAACTGAACAACTAATATTAGCTTCTGCTTCACCAAGGAGAAAGGAATTGCTCCAAATGCTGAATGTCCCGTTTGAAATTGTGACAAGCGATGTTGTCGAAACAAGCGTCACTGGCGATACGGTTCAGGAATATGTGACAGAAGTGGCATTGTTGAAAGCACGTGATGTGGCCAGGAAATGTCCGAATTATTGTATTATCGGGGCGGATACAATTGTTGTGTTTAATGACCAAATTTTGCACAAGCCTGTTTCCGAGGAAGAAGCCATAGAGCATTTAACGAAGCTTGCAGGAAATCGACATGAAGTGATGACAGCAGTAGCTCTTATTTTGGCGGACGGAACAGAACATACATTTGTTGAAGTAACATCGGTGGTATTTAAAGATATTTCTACGCAAATGATCAGGGCCTATGTACAGACAGGAGATCCTTTTGATAAAGCAGGCGGATACGGAATTCAGACGAGTGGCGCCATGCTCGTTGACCGTATTGAAGGAGACTATAATAATGTCGTCGGTTTACCGATTGCTGCATTAGTTCAAAAGATGCTTACATTACAACTACTAAAACTACCATTTTAG
- the radC gene encoding RadC family protein, with translation MTVQQPLLNMKIHDVHEADRPRERLIRQGAKSLSNQELIAILLGTGTKRESVLTVANRVLINFEKLHNLKHATLEEMTEIKGIGEAKAVLLLAAIELGRRLASKDLEERFTIRTPEDAATFLMQDMTSLQQEHFVCLYLNVKNQVIHKQTVFVGSLNASIVHPREIFREAVKRSAASIICSHNHPSGIPTPSPEDIDVTTRLYEAGKIVGVDLLDHVIIGDHQFISMKEKGYF, from the coding sequence ATGACGGTCCAACAACCGTTATTGAATATGAAAATCCATGATGTACATGAAGCAGACCGCCCGCGTGAACGCCTCATCCGACAAGGTGCAAAAAGTCTGTCGAATCAGGAGCTCATTGCCATATTGCTTGGCACCGGAACAAAAAGAGAATCTGTATTGACGGTGGCCAATCGGGTATTGATCAACTTCGAGAAATTGCATAATTTAAAGCATGCAACACTCGAAGAAATGACCGAGATTAAAGGGATCGGGGAAGCAAAAGCGGTTTTGCTGCTTGCTGCGATCGAACTGGGAAGAAGACTTGCATCGAAAGATTTGGAAGAACGCTTTACAATCCGCACGCCGGAAGATGCAGCCACCTTTTTAATGCAGGATATGACGTCATTACAGCAGGAGCATTTTGTCTGTCTTTACCTCAATGTAAAAAATCAGGTGATTCATAAGCAAACCGTTTTTGTCGGGAGCTTGAATGCCAGCATCGTCCATCCACGGGAAATTTTCCGCGAGGCAGTAAAACGTTCCGCTGCTTCTATCATTTGTTCCCATAACCATCCAAGTGGCATTCCGACACCTAGTCCGGAAGATATCGATGTCACAACTAGACTTTATGAAGCCGGCAAAATAGTCGGAGTCGATTTGCTCGACCACGTCATCATTGGTGATCATCAGTTTATAAGCATGAAGGAAAAAGGTTATTTTTAG
- the pheA gene encoding prephenate dehydratase has translation MSEKNWEKRVAYLGPEASFTYLATKGLFPNDWHIPYKSIPECIEAVSEGKVELAVVPVENALEGSVPLTIDYLYHESELFVTAEVMSKIQQHLLVNKKFAENSEAIEEIYSHPHALAQCHKYLYYNHGDVRQTSYSSTAAAAELVSRTEDRCIAAVANFSAAEKYNLHILERNIHDFHFNHTRFFVLSKQNIKHGLVPLQAQPKTTFMLTLPTDVSGALHQVLSVFAWRKLNLSKIESRPLKTGLGNYFFITDILADEEEPMMKGAVEELIALGCTVKSLGTYYTYVTPE, from the coding sequence ATGTCAGAAAAAAATTGGGAAAAAAGAGTTGCTTACCTTGGTCCGGAAGCATCATTTACATATTTAGCGACAAAGGGTTTGTTCCCGAATGATTGGCATATTCCATACAAGTCCATCCCGGAATGTATTGAAGCTGTATCAGAAGGAAAAGTGGAGCTGGCGGTTGTGCCGGTGGAAAATGCACTGGAAGGCTCTGTTCCGCTGACAATTGACTATTTGTATCATGAATCCGAACTGTTTGTTACAGCGGAAGTCATGTCGAAAATCCAGCAGCATTTATTAGTAAATAAAAAATTCGCGGAAAATAGCGAGGCAATCGAAGAAATTTATTCACATCCGCATGCCTTGGCACAATGCCATAAATATTTATATTACAATCATGGTGACGTAAGGCAGACATCATATTCTTCAACGGCTGCCGCAGCGGAGCTTGTTTCCCGGACGGAAGACCGCTGTATCGCCGCAGTTGCGAACTTTTCTGCCGCTGAAAAATATAATTTACATATACTCGAACGTAATATCCATGATTTTCATTTTAATCATACGCGCTTCTTCGTTTTATCGAAGCAAAATATAAAACATGGTTTAGTACCGCTGCAGGCACAGCCGAAAACAACGTTTATGCTTACATTACCGACAGATGTGTCCGGTGCGCTGCATCAAGTACTTTCGGTATTTGCCTGGCGTAAACTGAACTTGAGCAAGATTGAATCGCGACCACTTAAAACCGGGCTAGGGAATTATTTCTTCATAACTGATATACTTGCAGATGAAGAGGAACCGATGATGAAAGGCGCAGTGGAAGAACTGATTGCGCTCGGCTGTACAGTAAAGTCACTCGGGACATATTATACATACGTCACACCGGAATGA
- the rplU gene encoding 50S ribosomal protein L21, whose translation MYAIIETGGKQIKVEAGQEIYVEKLGVAADEIVTFDKVLFVGGETVKVGAPTVAGATVTAKVVKEGKQKKITVFKLKAKKNYRRKQGHRQPYTKLVVEAINA comes from the coding sequence ATGTACGCAATTATCGAAACTGGTGGTAAACAAATCAAAGTTGAAGCAGGTCAAGAAATCTATGTTGAAAAACTAGGTGTGGCTGCTGACGAAATCGTTACTTTTGACAAAGTTTTATTCGTAGGTGGAGAAACAGTTAAAGTTGGAGCTCCAACAGTTGCTGGCGCTACTGTAACAGCGAAAGTTGTTAAAGAAGGCAAGCAAAAGAAAATTACTGTTTTCAAACTTAAAGCGAAAAAGAACTACCGTCGTAAACAAGGTCACCGTCAACCATACACTAAATTAGTAGTTGAAGCTATCAACGCTTAA
- the obgE gene encoding GTPase ObgE, with protein sequence MFVDHVKIYVKGGDGGDGMVAFRREKYVPNGGPAGGDGARGGNVVFEVEEGLRTLMDFRYKRHFKAERGEHGMSKGMHGRRAEDLIVKVPPGTVVMNAETKTVIADLVEHGQQAIIAKAGRGGRGNCRFATPSNPAPELAEKGEPGQELEVILELKVLADVGLVGFPSVGKSTLLSVVSSAKPKIGAYHFTTIVPNLGMVETDDGRSFAMADLPGLIEGAHQGVGLGMQFLRHIERTRVIVHVIDMSGMEGREPYDDYVTINNELEQYNLRLLERPQIVVANKMDMPNAEENLKEFKKKVGEDVKVFPVSAVSRQGLKPLLFEIADLLEVTPEFLLHDVIDEESDAVVMYKHEGQGGDFEITRDDDGAYVLSGYTIERLFKMTDFSREDGIRRFARQLRAMGVDEELRKRGAQNGDTVRLMEFEFDFVD encoded by the coding sequence ATGTTTGTCGATCACGTAAAGATTTATGTTAAAGGTGGAGACGGCGGGGATGGAATGGTTGCCTTCCGCCGTGAAAAGTATGTACCAAATGGTGGGCCGGCAGGTGGAGACGGAGCACGTGGCGGTAATGTAGTTTTTGAAGTAGAAGAAGGTTTACGTACGTTAATGGATTTCCGTTACAAACGTCACTTCAAAGCTGAACGTGGAGAGCACGGAATGAGTAAAGGGATGCACGGTCGTCGTGCAGAAGATTTAATCGTTAAAGTGCCACCGGGAACAGTTGTAATGAATGCGGAAACAAAAACAGTCATTGCCGATTTAGTTGAACATGGCCAACAAGCGATTATTGCTAAAGCAGGCCGTGGTGGACGCGGTAACTGCCGTTTTGCTACACCTTCCAACCCTGCACCGGAACTAGCCGAAAAAGGCGAACCGGGCCAGGAACTGGAAGTGATTTTAGAGTTAAAAGTACTGGCGGATGTTGGATTGGTTGGTTTCCCTTCAGTAGGTAAATCGACATTACTATCTGTTGTTTCTTCTGCAAAACCTAAAATCGGCGCTTATCATTTTACAACAATCGTACCGAACTTAGGTATGGTGGAAACAGATGATGGCCGTTCATTCGCAATGGCAGATCTACCTGGTCTGATCGAAGGCGCTCACCAAGGTGTCGGATTAGGGATGCAGTTCCTGCGTCATATCGAGCGTACACGTGTCATCGTTCACGTTATCGATATGTCAGGTATGGAAGGCCGCGAACCTTATGATGATTATGTAACAATTAATAATGAGCTTGAACAGTATAATTTACGATTACTTGAGCGTCCTCAAATTGTCGTAGCAAACAAAATGGATATGCCGAATGCCGAAGAAAACTTGAAAGAGTTTAAAAAGAAAGTGGGAGAAGATGTAAAGGTCTTCCCGGTTTCAGCGGTTTCTCGTCAAGGGTTAAAACCATTGCTATTTGAAATTGCGGATCTGTTAGAAGTAACGCCTGAATTCTTATTACATGATGTAATCGACGAAGAGTCAGATGCAGTTGTAATGTACAAACATGAAGGACAAGGTGGCGACTTCGAAATTACACGTGATGATGATGGTGCATATGTGCTTTCAGGATACACAATCGAACGCCTATTCAAAATGACTGACTTCAGCCGTGAAGACGGTATTCGACGCTTTGCTCGCCAGTTACGTGCAATGGGTGTCGACGAAGAGTTACGTAAACGCGGTGCCCAAAATGGCGATACTGTACGTTTAATGGAATTCGAATTTGACTTTGTCGACTAA
- a CDS encoding rod shape-determining protein, whose protein sequence is MFGLGNKDVGIDLGTANTLVFVKGKGIVLREPSVVAKNTKTGDIVAVGNDAKNMIGRTPGSIVAIRPMKDGVIADFEITTAMIQYYLKEAMKASGSNWKKPNVMICVPYGITSVEQRAVIDASRQAGAKEAFTIEEPFAAAIGANLPVWEPTGSMVVDIGGGTTEVAVISLGGIVTSESVRVGGDAMDQSIIAYIRKTYNLTIGERTAESIKVEIGTARAEGPAETMEIRGRDLLTGLPKTIEITSDEISKSLHEAIVVILDGVKKTLEQTPPELSADVMERGIVLTGGGALLRNLDKVISDETKMPVFIAEDPLDCVAIGTGKALDNIALIRAQQLK, encoded by the coding sequence TTGTTTGGATTAGGGAATAAAGATGTCGGGATCGATCTTGGCACAGCTAATACATTAGTATTTGTAAAAGGAAAAGGAATTGTATTGCGTGAACCTTCAGTAGTAGCGAAAAATACAAAAACAGGCGATATTGTAGCAGTCGGAAATGACGCAAAAAATATGATCGGTCGTACACCGGGTTCAATCGTGGCTATCCGTCCGATGAAAGATGGCGTTATTGCTGATTTTGAAATTACAACAGCAATGATCCAATATTATTTAAAAGAAGCAATGAAAGCTTCGGGTTCTAACTGGAAGAAACCGAATGTCATGATTTGTGTGCCATATGGTATTACTTCAGTTGAGCAGCGTGCGGTTATTGATGCAAGCCGTCAAGCAGGCGCAAAAGAAGCATTTACAATTGAAGAACCATTTGCGGCAGCAATCGGTGCTAACTTGCCGGTATGGGAGCCAACAGGTTCAATGGTAGTAGATATCGGTGGAGGTACAACAGAAGTTGCTGTTATTTCTCTTGGTGGTATTGTAACAAGTGAATCAGTTCGTGTTGGTGGTGATGCAATGGATCAATCGATCATTGCTTACATCCGTAAAACATATAACTTAACAATTGGTGAGCGTACAGCAGAAAGCATCAAGGTTGAAATTGGTACAGCACGTGCTGAAGGACCTGCTGAAACGATGGAAATTCGCGGACGCGACCTGTTAACAGGTTTACCAAAAACAATTGAAATTACATCGGATGAAATTTCAAAGTCTTTACATGAAGCTATTGTAGTTATTTTGGATGGTGTTAAGAAAACATTGGAACAAACACCACCTGAATTATCTGCAGACGTAATGGAGCGCGGTATTGTTTTAACAGGCGGTGGTGCATTATTACGCAATTTAGATAAAGTAATCAGCGATGAAACAAAAATGCCTGTATTTATTGCTGAAGATCCGTTGGATTGCGTTGCAATCGGAACGGGTAAAGCATTAGACAACATCGCTTTAATTCGCGCGCAACAATTGAAGTAA
- the rpmA gene encoding 50S ribosomal protein L27, whose translation MLLLTLDLQFFASKKGVGSTKNGRDSESKRLGAKRADGQFVTGGSILYRQRGTKIYPGTNVGRGGDDTLFAKVDGVVKFERYGRDKKKVSVYPTAQEA comes from the coding sequence ATGTTATTATTAACTTTAGATCTTCAATTCTTCGCATCTAAAAAAGGTGTAGGTTCTACTAAAAACGGACGTGACTCTGAGTCTAAACGCCTTGGTGCTAAACGTGCTGATGGTCAATTCGTAACTGGTGGTTCAATTCTTTACCGTCAACGCGGTACAAAAATTTACCCAGGTACAAACGTAGGCCGCGGTGGTGACGATACATTATTCGCAAAAGTTGACGGCGTTGTTAAATTTGAACGCTATGGTCGCGACAAGAAAAAAGTATCTGTATACCCTACAGCTCAAGAAGCATAA
- the mreC gene encoding rod shape-determining protein MreC, translating into MPHFSNKKLIILLVSVIFLVALIGFSLRDRHNATLPEKIIKDTVGFAHSLVAKPANYITGIFSNIDSLLNTYEENQRLKMRLEDFAVLKAEVSTLKAENSSLRELASIEESLRDFDPIQATVIARNPDQWEEKIILNKGTADGVEKNMAVMTSRGLVGKIVIATPYTSEVELLYTNNENYRVSAVVHDEKNREIHGLVEGYDVERNELLLKRLDSKVDLKEGGKVLSSGLGGIFPKGILIGEITEVTTDDFGLTKMAYVKPAADFSMIEHVIIAKRKTISVDGSDGGSTNEDLVNGPADENEGDE; encoded by the coding sequence GTGCCACATTTTTCTAATAAAAAGTTAATTATCCTATTAGTAAGCGTGATTTTTCTAGTGGCATTGATTGGTTTCTCTTTACGTGATCGTCATAACGCAACATTACCCGAGAAAATTATTAAAGATACAGTTGGCTTTGCACATTCACTTGTCGCAAAGCCGGCTAATTACATAACAGGTATTTTTAGCAATATTGATTCGCTGTTAAATACGTATGAAGAGAACCAGCGCTTAAAAATGCGTCTAGAAGACTTTGCCGTCTTAAAGGCGGAAGTAAGTACATTAAAGGCCGAAAATTCTTCATTGCGTGAACTCGCATCAATCGAGGAAAGTTTGCGTGATTTCGACCCAATTCAGGCGACGGTCATCGCGAGAAACCCTGATCAGTGGGAAGAAAAAATTATTTTAAATAAAGGGACAGCAGATGGTGTTGAAAAAAACATGGCTGTTATGACTTCTCGAGGGCTAGTTGGTAAAATTGTCATCGCAACACCTTATACTTCCGAAGTGGAATTGCTTTATACGAATAATGAAAACTATCGTGTATCAGCAGTAGTACATGATGAAAAGAATAGGGAAATTCATGGTTTAGTAGAAGGGTATGACGTTGAGCGTAACGAATTATTATTAAAGCGTCTCGATTCCAAAGTTGACCTGAAAGAAGGCGGGAAAGTTTTGTCTTCCGGACTTGGTGGAATCTTCCCGAAAGGTATATTGATTGGTGAGATTACAGAAGTAACAACTGATGATTTCGGTTTAACGAAAATGGCCTATGTCAAACCAGCAGCAGATTTTTCAATGATCGAACATGTTATTATTGCTAAGCGTAAAACAATTTCGGTAGATGGTTCTGACGGTGGCAGTACAAATGAAGATTTAGTAAATGGACCAGCCGATGAAAATGAGGGGGATGAGTAA
- a CDS encoding ACT domain-containing protein, translated as MKNVANQRYYLVREDVLTDAMQKTLEAKQLLQKGSVSSIWDAVKEVDLSRSAFYKYRDAVFPFHSIVQERILTVFIQLQDRKGTLAKLLETVSDAHCNVLTIHQTIPIQGRANVTLSLDVTSMSYELDELIRSLNQLEFIESAEVISSGAL; from the coding sequence ATGAAAAACGTAGCAAATCAGCGATATTACTTAGTGCGTGAAGATGTCCTGACAGATGCGATGCAAAAAACATTGGAAGCTAAACAATTATTGCAAAAAGGATCTGTTTCATCCATTTGGGATGCGGTAAAAGAAGTGGATTTATCTCGCAGCGCATTTTATAAATATCGGGATGCAGTTTTTCCTTTCCATTCGATTGTGCAAGAGCGTATTTTAACGGTTTTCATTCAACTGCAAGATCGAAAAGGTACACTTGCCAAATTACTCGAAACTGTATCTGATGCCCATTGCAATGTACTGACGATTCACCAGACGATTCCGATTCAAGGACGTGCCAATGTGACGCTTTCTTTAGATGTGACAAGCATGTCTTATGAGCTGGATGAACTTATTCGCAGCTTGAATCAACTTGAATTTATCGAATCTGCCGAAGTAATCAGTTCAGGCGCACTTTAA